The Acinonyx jubatus isolate Ajub_Pintada_27869175 chromosome D1, VMU_Ajub_asm_v1.0, whole genome shotgun sequence genome includes a window with the following:
- the KCNJ11 gene encoding ATP-sensitive inward rectifier potassium channel 11, producing the protein MLSRKGIIPEEYVLTRLAEDPAEPRYRARERRARFVSKNGNCNVAHKNIREQGRFLQDVFTTLVDLKWPHTLLIFTMSFLCSWLLFAMVWWLIAFAHGDLAPGEGAAVPCVTSIHSFSSAFLFSIEVQVTIGFGGRMVTEECPLAILILIVQNIVGLMINAIMLGCIFMKTAQAHRRAETLIFSKHAVIAVRHGRLCFMLRVGDLRKSMIISATIHMQVVRKTTSPEGEVVPLHQVDIPMENGVGGNSIFLVAPLIIYHVIDANSPLYDLAPSDLHHHQDLEIIVILEGVVETTGITTQARTSYLADEILWGQRFVPIVAEEDGRYSVDYSKFGNTIKVPTPLCTARQLDEDRTLLDAVTLASARGPLRKRSVAVAKAKPKFSISPDSLS; encoded by the coding sequence ATGCTGTCCCGGAAAGGCATCATCCCTGAGGAGTATGTACTGACACGGCTAGCAGAGGACCCCGCGGAGCCCCGGTACCGCGCCCGGGAGCGGAGGGCCCGCTTCGTGTCCAAGAACGGCAATTGCAACGTAGCCCACAAGAACATCAGGGAGCAGGGCCGATTCCTGCAGGACGTATTCACCACACTGGTGGACCTCAAGTGGCCACACACGCTGCTCATCTTTACCATGTCCTTCCTGTGCAGCTGGCTGCTCTTTGCCATGGTCTGGTGGCTCATCGCCTTCGCTCACGGTGACCTAGCCCCTGGCGAGGGCGCTGCCGTGCCCTGTGTCACCAGCATCCACTCTTTTTCGtctgccttccttttctccattgaggTCCAGGTGACCATTGGTTTCGGTGGGCGCATGGTGACTGAGGAGTGCCCGCTGGCCATCTTGATCCTCATTGTGCAGAACATCGTGGGGCTCATGATCAATGCCATCATGCTGGGCTGCATCTTCATGAAGACTGCCCAGGCCCACCGGCGGGCCGAGACCCTCATCTTCAGCAAGCATGCTGTCATCGCTGTGCGCCATGGCCGTCTCTGCTTCATGCTGCGCGTGGGGGACCTCCGCAAAAGCATGATCATCAGCGCCACCATCCACATGCAGGTGGTGCGCAAGACCACCAGCCCCGAGGGTGAAGTGGTGCCCCTCCACCAGGTGGACATCCCCATGGAGAACGGTGTGGGTGGCAACAGCATCTTCCTGGTGGCTCCTCTCATCATCTACCATGTCATCGATGCCAACAGTCCACTCTACGACCTGGCGCCCAGTGACCTGCACCACCATCAAGACCTCGAGATCATTGTCATTCTCGAAGGCGTGGTGGAAACCACAGGCATCACCACCCAGGCCCGCACCTCCTACCTGGCTGACGAGATCCTCTGGGGCCAGCGCTTTGTACCCATTGTGGCAGAAGAGGACGGCCGCTACTCCGTGGACTACTCCAAATTCGGCAACACCATCAAAGTGCCGACACCACTCTGCACCGCTCGCCAGCTTGATGAGGACCGCACCCTGCTGGACGCCGTGACCCTCGCCTCGGCCCGCGGCCCTCTGCGCAAGCGCAGTGTGGCTGTGGCCAAGGCCAAACCCAAATTTAGCATCTCTCCGGATTCCCTGTCCTGA